From one Ursus arctos isolate Adak ecotype North America unplaced genomic scaffold, UrsArc2.0 scaffold_1, whole genome shotgun sequence genomic stretch:
- the NMI gene encoding N-myc-interactor isoform X1 has product MAADEDNKKQVLKEHQSDEEFMKDEQRVRLIDEIAKENTQLKEEIQRLEAELQEATRNSQIKEDIPETKVKFTSLENPENDSQFLNISCSFQVSSQVLYELQKGQGLITFEKEEVAQNIIRMGKHHVQINDVDVEVLAQPVPLNSGIRFQVLEEYSKVKINVTEIPDVLPEDQMRDKLELSFSKSINGGGEVLCVQYDKQSRNAVITFVETGVADKILKKKDFPLYINQNCYRVTVSPYTETHLKHFQVFLGISERTVLLTGMEDLQMTDEELLQDLVNIHFQRETNGGGEVEVVKCSLGQPCIAYFEEERNRMI; this is encoded by the exons ATGGCAGCTGATGAAGATAACAAAAAACAAGTCCTTAAGGAGCATCAGTCAGATGAAGAATTTATGAAAGATGAACAAAGAGTG agaTTAATTGATGAAATTGCAAAGGAAAATACTCAGTTAAAGGAAGAGATCCAAAGGCTTGAAGCTGAGTTACAAGAGGCCACCAGAAACTCCCAG ATTAAAGAGGATATTCCTGAAACAAAGGTGAAATTCACATCTTTAGAGAATCCGGAGAATGACAGCCAGTTTTTAAATATCTCCTGTTCATTTCAAGTGAGCTCACAAGTTCTCTATGAGCTACAGAAAGGACAAGGTCTTATCacctttgaaaaagaagaag ttgcCCAAAACATCATCAGGATGGGGAAGCATCATGTGCAGATAAATGATGTAGATGTGGAGGTTTTGGCCCAGCCAGTTCCGTTAAACTCAGGAATCAGATTCCAG GTTCTTGAAGAATACTCTAAGGTGAAGATCAATGTTACTGAAATTCCTGACGTGTTGCCTGAAGATCAGATGAGAGACAAGCTAGAACTGAGCTTTTCTAAGTCCATAAATGGAGGCGGGGAAGTGCTATGCGTGCAGTACGATAAGCAGTCCCGGAATGCCGTGATCACGTTTGTGGAAACTGGAG TTGCTGAcaagattttgaaaaagaaagactttCCACTTTATATAAATCAAAACTGCTATAGAGTTACTGTTTCtccatacacagaaacacacttGAAACATTTTCAG gtatTTTTGGGAATATCGGAGAGGACGGTGCTTCTGACTGGAATGGAAGATCTTCAGATGACGGATGAAGAACTTTTACAGGATTTAGTTAACATTCACTTTCAACGGGAGACGAATGGAGGTGGAGAGGTGGAAGTGGTCAAATGTTCTCTAGGTCAACCTTGCATCGCATACTTTGAAGAAGAGAGGAATAGAATGATCTGA
- the RBM43 gene encoding RNA-binding protein 43 produces MASVLKGKEPETSERTAAATGHSVGLLNDQLLTTVVKTHFQDIENEGGVVENVIYPTRSRRVANVTFKEKKGAENVNRKQEHYQAEKFGTAQFTDSHFSEKVFSSVKAVLDLSVFRRQVPLESLVMDLKRKIPTLCFSPLESNGRISVQGSFLAIQKLKESLLLKASSLSEKKRNCISEGKRWTRQDPRRHLQKSNSSASLGSSVAEAARKGETLVLDTDIFLYLKKSRFYESTLKNCHVFCEERVDGEITTICIKNAQECSHPNNEKVVKALFEKYSLALHFELRKETLILKGKESRDKRNTKLACEQLSSRFPQVLLHFYETHIDIIGSSSEVALFKKEVMELIRFKS; encoded by the exons ATG GCATCAGTTTTGAAAGGCAAGGAACCCGAAACATCTGAAAGAACAGCTGCAGCTACTGGTCATTCGGTCGGCCTTCTTAATGATCAATTACTGACCACAGTAGTGAAGACTCACTTCCAAGATATTGAGAATGAAGGCGGAGTTGttgaaaatgtgatatatccaacAAGAAGCAGGAGAGTTGCAAATGTgaccttcaaagaaaaaaaag GTGCAGAGAATGTCAACAGAAAACAGGAACACTATCAGGCAGAGAAGTTTGGAACTGCTCAGTTCACAGACTCTCATTTCAGTGAAAAG GTCTTCAGCTCTGTAAAAGCTGTCCTCGATCTTTCTGTTTTTCGGAGGCAAGTCCCTCTAGAAAGTCTGGTAATGGACCTAAAAAGGAAAATCCCAACTTTATGCTTCAGTCCTTTGGAATCCAATGGAAGAATCTCCGTCCAAGGATCATTTCTGGCTATTCAGAAGCTCAAAGAATCTTTGCTATTAAAAGCAAgttctctttcagaaaaaaaaaggaattgtatCAGTGAGGGGAAAAGGTGGACTAGGCAGGACCCCAGAAGGCATCTCCAGAAAAGTAACTCCTCGGCATCGCTCGGGTCCTCAGTAGCTGAGGCCGCGAGGAAAGGAGAAACGCTTGTTCTCGACACAGATATTTTCCTTTACCTCAAAAAGAGCAGATTTTATGAAAGCACATTGAAAAACTGTCATGTTTTCTGTGAGGAAAGAGTGGATGGTGAAATTACCACAATTTGtataaaaaatgctcaagaaTGTTCTCATCCAAACAATGAAAAGGTTGTAAAAGCACTTTTTGAGAAATATTCACTAGCTCTTCACTTTGAGCTTAGAAAGGAGACActtattttgaaaggaaaggaaagtagagataaaagaaatacTAAGTTGGCATGTGAACAACTAAGTTCGAGGTTCCCTCAGGTTCTGCTTCATTTTTATGAGACACACATTGACATTATAGGATCTTCTTCTGAGGTAGCCTTGTTTAAAAAAGAGGTAATGGAATTAATAAGGTTTAAAAGTTAG
- the NMI gene encoding N-myc-interactor isoform X2 encodes MVIMAADEDNKKQVLKEHQSDEEFMKDEQRVRLIDEIAKENTQLKEEIQRLEAELQEATRNSQIKEDIPETKVKFTSLENPENDSQFLNISCSFQVSSQVLYELQKGQGLITFEKEEVAQNIIRMGKHHVQINDVDVEVLAQPVPLNSGIRFQVLEEYSKVKINVTEIPDVLPEDQMRDKLELSFSKSINGGGEVLCVQYDKQSRNAVITFVETGVADKILKKKDFPLYINQNCYRVTVSPYTETHLKHFQVFLGISERTVLLTGMEDLQMTDEELLQDLVNIHFQRETNGGGEVEVVKCSLGQPCIAYFEEERNRMI; translated from the exons ATG GTAATCATGGCAGCTGATGAAGATAACAAAAAACAAGTCCTTAAGGAGCATCAGTCAGATGAAGAATTTATGAAAGATGAACAAAGAGTG agaTTAATTGATGAAATTGCAAAGGAAAATACTCAGTTAAAGGAAGAGATCCAAAGGCTTGAAGCTGAGTTACAAGAGGCCACCAGAAACTCCCAG ATTAAAGAGGATATTCCTGAAACAAAGGTGAAATTCACATCTTTAGAGAATCCGGAGAATGACAGCCAGTTTTTAAATATCTCCTGTTCATTTCAAGTGAGCTCACAAGTTCTCTATGAGCTACAGAAAGGACAAGGTCTTATCacctttgaaaaagaagaag ttgcCCAAAACATCATCAGGATGGGGAAGCATCATGTGCAGATAAATGATGTAGATGTGGAGGTTTTGGCCCAGCCAGTTCCGTTAAACTCAGGAATCAGATTCCAG GTTCTTGAAGAATACTCTAAGGTGAAGATCAATGTTACTGAAATTCCTGACGTGTTGCCTGAAGATCAGATGAGAGACAAGCTAGAACTGAGCTTTTCTAAGTCCATAAATGGAGGCGGGGAAGTGCTATGCGTGCAGTACGATAAGCAGTCCCGGAATGCCGTGATCACGTTTGTGGAAACTGGAG TTGCTGAcaagattttgaaaaagaaagactttCCACTTTATATAAATCAAAACTGCTATAGAGTTACTGTTTCtccatacacagaaacacacttGAAACATTTTCAG gtatTTTTGGGAATATCGGAGAGGACGGTGCTTCTGACTGGAATGGAAGATCTTCAGATGACGGATGAAGAACTTTTACAGGATTTAGTTAACATTCACTTTCAACGGGAGACGAATGGAGGTGGAGAGGTGGAAGTGGTCAAATGTTCTCTAGGTCAACCTTGCATCGCATACTTTGAAGAAGAGAGGAATAGAATGATCTGA